Proteins co-encoded in one Echeneis naucrates chromosome 22, fEcheNa1.1, whole genome shotgun sequence genomic window:
- the tc2n gene encoding tandem C2 domains nuclear protein, with protein MECLKNCCKNFVKKKSKEQETQVIKVKMPAHKASSSGRESEEGRPGVTEDYLLSKLPPDGREVPFVLPTFKASYIQPRGARFPNLQSGLQSSARCTYADRKAELLGSSPVTYSPESSFHQGKVVEYISPGSTRRDTLRNRNSSPQSQGWTLKPGGQQRLSSSMFDLSSPQSHMQRFDSVSSVPSSTSSMKDSVESSLDSITLSGDERELGKVCVQLSYQEALEQVWITVVQCSDLNLPPDGLEQQKIGFKGIITIPKPIQFKSSVKEFRQDMTFMETFVFALRLQQLRCSALVLRLQTHNPKKRTVAECVLSLRLLGPQETDHWLDLSPPSKSSVSHSELHLTTCFQPVNGRIQVQILAAQNLPASSSPLTQAFFVKAEMHQLGRMVMKKKTRVAKASGCQCQWAESFHFHLAALDHDCSLSVKLYSRSSVRRKQCLGQVQLGFDSPVPEAVEQWKDMMAHPEKVVAAWHRLSSC; from the exons ATGGAGTGCCTCAAAAACTGCTGCAAGAACTTTGTGAAGAAAAAGTCAAAGGAGCAGGAGACCCAAG TGATCAAAGTGAAGATGCCTGCTCACAAGGCGTCGTCCTCAGGGCGGGAGTCAGAGGAAGGGAGGCCGGGGGTCACGGAAGACTACCTCCTGTCCAAGTTGCCCCCAGATGGCAGAGAGGTGCCGTTTGTCCTGCCGACCTTCAAGGCCTCCTACATCCAGCCCAGAGGCGCCCGCTTCCCCAATTTACAGTCCGGGCTGCAGA GTTCAGCCCGATGTACGTAcgcagacaggaaggcagagcTGCTGGGCTCCAGTCCTGTGACCTACAGCCCAGAGTCCAGCTTCCACCAGGGGAAGGTAGTTGAATACATCTCCCCCGGCTCGACCCGCCGCGACACACTGAGGAACAGAAACTCCAGTCCACAAAGCCAAG GTTGGACGCTGAAGCCAGGCGGCCAGCAGCGCCTCAGCAGCTCCATGTTTGATCTGTCCAGCCCTCAGAGTCACATGCAG CGCTTTGACTCCGTCTCCAGTGTCCCCAGCAGCACATCCTCCATGAAGGACTCTGTTGAAAGCAGCCTAG ATTCCATCACCCTGTCTGGGGACGAGCGTGAGCTGGGGAAGGTGTGTGTCCAGCTGAGCTACCAGGAGGCTCTGGAGCAGGTCTGGATCACTGTGGTCCAG TGCTCAGACCTCAACCTTCCTCCAGATGGACTGGAACAACAAAAGATTGGATTTAAAGGGATCATCACCATCCCCAAGCCCATCCAGTTCAAAAGCTCGGTTAAAGAGTTCCGTCAG GATATGACCTTCATGGAGACCTTTGTGTTTGCACTTCGTCTCCAACAGTTGCGCTGCAGCGCTTTAGTGCTGCGGCTGCAGACGCACAACCCGAAGAAACGCACGGTGGCCGAGTGCGTGCTCTCCCTACGGCTGCTCGGCCCTCAGGAGACGGACCACTGGCTGGACCTCAGCCCTCCGTCCAAGTCCTCC GTGTCCCACTCCGAGCTGCACCTCACCACCTGCTTTCAGCCGGTCAACGGGCGcatccaggtccagatcctTGCTGCCCAAAACCTCCCAGCATCCTCCTCGCCTCTCACCCAAG CGTTCTTCGTCAAGGCCGAGATGCACCAGTTGGGGCGgatggtgatgaagaagaagacCCGGGTGGCGAAGGCCTCGGGCTGTCAGTGTCAGTGGGCGGAGTCTTTTCACTTCCACCTGGCAGCTTTAGACCACGACTGCTCGCTGTCCGTCAAACTGTACAGCCGCAGCTCTGTCAGGAGGAAACAGTGTCTGGGCCAG GTCCAGCTGGGGTTCGACAGCCCCGTCCCCGAGGCCGTGGAGCAGTGGAAGGACATGATGGCCCACCCGGAGAAGGTGGTGGCGGCGTGGCACAggctgagcagctgctga
- the plek2 gene encoding pleckstrin-2 isoform X1 yields the protein MDSDKKKIVQKEGFMVKRGHLVHNWKARWFVLMPDKLLYYKYDGGKRDSCQRGKIMLKDCVLTCPYLECENRPLVFKLQTVNGVDHFLEACSREERDEWAADISAAVDQLRLADGGKTASQEEPSGSQLHNIELSKVLDSMYDVHSGIKMSSHVEQGSTYSNCFSGSAVVDWLVFMQLVLTRVEAVTLASALLEEGFLRTVGLKSVEALRTAGEQFMDDSTALYSFSENLKKRGSVKAETSLSAVELSGKVMRRGFLLKQGHRRKNWKVRLFVLRSEPAFLHYYDPTKDDLSPAGGFSLRGCLVSSLDDNGVPSGVKGNIQGNLFKIITQSDTHYFIQAPTHQEKMDWIDAIREQTSSS from the exons ATGGATTCAGACAAGAAAAAGATAGTTCAGAAGGAAGGATTCATGGTGAAGAGG GGTCACCTCGTCCACAACTGGAAGGCGCGCTGGTTTGTGTTGATGCCAGACAAGCTGCTGTATTACAAATACGACGGCGGTAAAAGGGACTCATGCCAGCGAGGAAAAATCATGCTGAAAGACTGTGTGCTCACCTGCCCTTATCTGGAGTGTGAAAATCGGCCG ctggTGTTCAAGCTGCAGACAGTAAACGGAGTGGATCATTTTCTGGAGGCTTGCTCCCGAGAGGAGCGAGATGAGTGGGCGGCTGATATCAGCGCTGCAGTGGACCAGCTGCGGTTGGCTGATGGTGGGAAGACGGCGAGCCAAGAAGAACCCTCAGGCTCCCAGTTACACAACATCGAACTCAG CAAAGTGCTGGACTCCATGTATGATGTGCACAGTGGAATCAAAATGAGCAGCCATGTGGAGCAAGGCAGCACTTACAGCAACTGTTTCTCAG GTTCAGCCGTGGTGGACTGGCTGGTGTTCATGCAGCTGGTTCTGACCCGTGTGGAGGCCGTGACGCTGGCCTCGGCCCTGCTGGAGGAGGGTTTCCTGCGGACTGTCGGCCTGAAGAGCGTGGAGGCCCTCCGCACCGCCGGTGAGCAGTTCATGGACGACTCCACCGCCCTGTACAGCTTC TCTGAAAATTTAAAGAAGAGAGGCAGCGTGAAGGCCGAGACGTCGCTGTCTGCAGTGGAGCTGAGTGGAAAAGTGATGAGGAGAGGATTTCTGCTGAAGCAG GGACACAGAAGGAAGAACTGGAAGGTCCGGCTGTTTGTGCTGCGTTCAGAACCGGCTTTCCTTCACTACTACGACCCCACGAAG GATGACCTCAGCCCGGCGGGCGGCTTCTCCCTACGAGGCTGTCTGGTTTCTTCTCTGGACGATAACGGAGTTCCCTCAG GCGTGAAAGGCAACATTCAGGGAAACCTGTTCAAAATCATCACTCAGTCAGACACACATTACTTCATCCAGGCTCCGACGCACCAGGAGAAGATGGACTGGATCGATGCGATCAGAGAGCAGACATCAAGCAGCTGA
- the plek2 gene encoding pleckstrin-2 isoform X3, which produces MDSDKKKIVQKEGFMVKRGHLVHNWKARWFVLMPDKLLYYKYDGGKRDSCQRGKIMLKDCVLTCPYLECENRPLVFKLQTVNGVDHFLEACSREERDEWAADISAAVDQLRLADGGKTASQEEPSGSQLHNIELSKVLDSMYDVHSGIKMSSHVEQGSTYSNCFSGSAVVDWLVFMQLVLTRVEAVTLASALLEEGFLRTVGLKSVEALRTAGEQFMDDSTALYSFSENLKKRGSVKAETSLSAVELSGKVMRRGFLLKQGHRRKNWKVRLFVLRSEPAFLHYYDPTKSIYVIALHTHTSQ; this is translated from the exons ATGGATTCAGACAAGAAAAAGATAGTTCAGAAGGAAGGATTCATGGTGAAGAGG GGTCACCTCGTCCACAACTGGAAGGCGCGCTGGTTTGTGTTGATGCCAGACAAGCTGCTGTATTACAAATACGACGGCGGTAAAAGGGACTCATGCCAGCGAGGAAAAATCATGCTGAAAGACTGTGTGCTCACCTGCCCTTATCTGGAGTGTGAAAATCGGCCG ctggTGTTCAAGCTGCAGACAGTAAACGGAGTGGATCATTTTCTGGAGGCTTGCTCCCGAGAGGAGCGAGATGAGTGGGCGGCTGATATCAGCGCTGCAGTGGACCAGCTGCGGTTGGCTGATGGTGGGAAGACGGCGAGCCAAGAAGAACCCTCAGGCTCCCAGTTACACAACATCGAACTCAG CAAAGTGCTGGACTCCATGTATGATGTGCACAGTGGAATCAAAATGAGCAGCCATGTGGAGCAAGGCAGCACTTACAGCAACTGTTTCTCAG GTTCAGCCGTGGTGGACTGGCTGGTGTTCATGCAGCTGGTTCTGACCCGTGTGGAGGCCGTGACGCTGGCCTCGGCCCTGCTGGAGGAGGGTTTCCTGCGGACTGTCGGCCTGAAGAGCGTGGAGGCCCTCCGCACCGCCGGTGAGCAGTTCATGGACGACTCCACCGCCCTGTACAGCTTC TCTGAAAATTTAAAGAAGAGAGGCAGCGTGAAGGCCGAGACGTCGCTGTCTGCAGTGGAGCTGAGTGGAAAAGTGATGAGGAGAGGATTTCTGCTGAAGCAG GGACACAGAAGGAAGAACTGGAAGGTCCGGCTGTTTGTGCTGCGTTCAGAACCGGCTTTCCTTCACTACTACGACCCCACGAAG TCCATCTACGTCATCGCTCTTCATACCCATACTTCTCAGTAA
- the plek2 gene encoding pleckstrin-2 isoform X2, protein MDSDKKKIVQKEGFMVKRGHLVHNWKARWFVLMPDKLLYYKYDGGKRDSCQRGKIMLKDCVLTCPYLECENRPLVFKLQTVNGVDHFLEACSREERDEWAADISAAVDQLRLADGGKTASQEEPSGSQLHNIELSKVLDSMYDVHSGIKMSSHVEQGSTYSNCFSGSAVVDWLVFMQLVLTRVEAVTLASALLEEGFLRTVGLKSVEALRTAGEQFMDDSTALYSFSENLKKRGSVKAETSLSAVELSGKVMRRGFLLKQKEELEGPAVCAAFRTGFPSLLRPHEVHLRHRSSYPYFSVILCHSPASV, encoded by the exons ATGGATTCAGACAAGAAAAAGATAGTTCAGAAGGAAGGATTCATGGTGAAGAGG GGTCACCTCGTCCACAACTGGAAGGCGCGCTGGTTTGTGTTGATGCCAGACAAGCTGCTGTATTACAAATACGACGGCGGTAAAAGGGACTCATGCCAGCGAGGAAAAATCATGCTGAAAGACTGTGTGCTCACCTGCCCTTATCTGGAGTGTGAAAATCGGCCG ctggTGTTCAAGCTGCAGACAGTAAACGGAGTGGATCATTTTCTGGAGGCTTGCTCCCGAGAGGAGCGAGATGAGTGGGCGGCTGATATCAGCGCTGCAGTGGACCAGCTGCGGTTGGCTGATGGTGGGAAGACGGCGAGCCAAGAAGAACCCTCAGGCTCCCAGTTACACAACATCGAACTCAG CAAAGTGCTGGACTCCATGTATGATGTGCACAGTGGAATCAAAATGAGCAGCCATGTGGAGCAAGGCAGCACTTACAGCAACTGTTTCTCAG GTTCAGCCGTGGTGGACTGGCTGGTGTTCATGCAGCTGGTTCTGACCCGTGTGGAGGCCGTGACGCTGGCCTCGGCCCTGCTGGAGGAGGGTTTCCTGCGGACTGTCGGCCTGAAGAGCGTGGAGGCCCTCCGCACCGCCGGTGAGCAGTTCATGGACGACTCCACCGCCCTGTACAGCTTC TCTGAAAATTTAAAGAAGAGAGGCAGCGTGAAGGCCGAGACGTCGCTGTCTGCAGTGGAGCTGAGTGGAAAAGTGATGAGGAGAGGATTTCTGCTGAAGCAG AAGGAAGAACTGGAAGGTCCGGCTGTTTGTGCTGCGTTCAGAACCGGCTTTCCTTCACTACTACGACCCCACGAAG TCCATCTACGTCATCGCTCTTCATACCCATACTTCTCAGTAATCCTCTGCCACAGTCCTGCATCAGTCTGA